One genomic segment of Flavobacteriaceae bacterium includes these proteins:
- a CDS encoding insulinase family protein: MKTKILLFVAMLAMSFTVNAQIDRSKMPEPGPAPKVKLGKAEKFKLKNGLTVILVENHKLPRASANLTIDNYPVFEGDKAGLTSMTGSLIGRGTTHISKDDFNEKVDYMGANLNFSRRGAFGSSLKKYFPEILSLMADGVKNTVFTQEEFDKEVKITLDAIKSNEKSVTTAARRVEDVLTYGKDHPFGEFTTKETVKNITLEDVKNAYDTYYRPNNGYLVIIGDINPKKTKKLVKKLFGDWSPGTIPSYIMPTPENVETTEIDFVDMPNAVQSEIAVINNINLKLGDEDYYAALLANQILGGGATARLFQNLREDKGYTYGSYSNVRQSRHAGTFRATASVRNVVTDSSVVELLKEINKIRYQKVTEKELKDAKEKYIGNFVIDVQKPATAARYALNIELYDLPKDYYETYLQKINAVTVDDVQNAAIKYFRGDKARIIITGKGIDVLKNLEKNSDYKIDYFDKYGKPSEKPEMSLPIPEGVTAATVVDNYVSAIGGSEKVATVETLMITSEANVTGAPAPISLIDKTAKPNKQSILLSMLGNVLQKQVFDGEKGYSEARGQKKDLEGEDLEEAKSDTTPFSDMAYAKGNLKRIEPVEGKNAYVIEINDKEVYYDVVSGLKIKTVQTAKSPDGQEIKNVVLYADYKEVNGIKFPHKVSRFFGRQKIDFVTKEIKINEGVTDEDFK; the protein is encoded by the coding sequence ATGAAAACAAAAATCTTATTATTCGTAGCAATGCTGGCAATGTCTTTTACAGTAAATGCTCAGATTGACAGAAGTAAAATGCCTGAACCCGGCCCTGCTCCAAAGGTAAAACTAGGTAAAGCAGAAAAATTTAAACTGAAAAACGGGTTGACCGTAATTTTGGTAGAAAACCATAAATTACCGAGAGCTTCCGCAAATTTAACCATAGATAATTACCCTGTTTTTGAAGGGGATAAAGCCGGACTTACATCCATGACGGGAAGTTTAATTGGAAGAGGAACCACTCATATTTCTAAAGATGATTTTAATGAAAAAGTGGATTATATGGGAGCAAATTTAAATTTTTCCAGAAGGGGAGCTTTTGGTTCTTCATTAAAAAAATACTTTCCGGAAATTTTAAGTTTAATGGCAGATGGGGTTAAAAATACTGTTTTTACCCAAGAAGAATTTGATAAAGAAGTAAAAATAACGCTGGATGCTATAAAATCTAATGAAAAAAGCGTTACCACCGCCGCCAGAAGAGTCGAAGATGTATTAACATATGGTAAAGACCATCCTTTTGGAGAATTTACCACCAAAGAAACAGTAAAAAATATTACGCTTGAAGATGTTAAAAATGCATATGATACCTACTATAGACCAAATAACGGATATCTGGTGATTATCGGAGATATCAACCCTAAAAAGACAAAAAAATTAGTAAAAAAATTATTTGGTGATTGGTCTCCGGGAACCATTCCTTCATATATAATGCCCACACCTGAAAATGTAGAAACTACAGAAATAGATTTTGTTGATATGCCTAATGCCGTACAATCTGAAATTGCTGTCATTAACAATATTAATCTGAAACTAGGCGATGAAGATTACTATGCTGCTTTACTGGCAAATCAAATTCTAGGAGGAGGAGCAACAGCTCGTTTATTTCAAAACCTGAGAGAAGATAAAGGATATACGTACGGATCATACTCAAATGTAAGGCAAAGCAGACATGCAGGAACATTTAGAGCAACAGCAAGTGTTAGGAATGTGGTAACCGATAGTTCCGTAGTAGAATTATTAAAAGAAATTAATAAAATCCGATATCAAAAAGTAACCGAAAAAGAACTAAAAGATGCCAAAGAAAAATATATTGGCAATTTTGTAATTGATGTTCAAAAACCGGCTACTGCTGCCAGATATGCTTTAAATATTGAATTGTATGATTTACCGAAAGATTACTACGAAACCTATTTGCAAAAAATAAATGCAGTAACTGTAGATGATGTGCAGAATGCAGCGATTAAATATTTTAGAGGTGATAAAGCCCGAATTATAATTACCGGCAAAGGCATTGATGTTTTAAAGAATTTGGAAAAAAATTCCGATTATAAGATTGATTATTTTGATAAATACGGAAAACCTTCTGAAAAACCGGAAATGTCATTGCCAATTCCTGAAGGTGTGACTGCTGCTACTGTTGTTGATAATTATGTAAGTGCTATAGGAGGATCGGAAAAAGTGGCAACTGTAGAGACGTTAATGATTACGTCCGAAGCTAATGTAACAGGAGCACCGGCTCCCATTTCACTTATTGATAAAACGGCAAAACCCAACAAACAGTCTATCCTTTTATCTATGCTGGGAAATGTACTGCAAAAGCAAGTTTTTGATGGTGAAAAAGGGTATTCGGAAGCCAGAGGTCAAAAGAAAGATTTGGAAGGAGAAGATTTGGAGGAAGCAAAATCCGATACCACTCCTTTCTCCGATATGGCCTATGCAAAAGGAAATTTAAAAAGAATAGAGCCTGTTGAAGGTAAAAACGCCTACGTAATTGAAATTAACGACAAAGAAGTGTATTACGATGTAGTTTCAGGGTTAAAAATAAAAACGGTTCAAACTGCTAAAAGCCCGGATGGACAGGAGATAAAAAACGTTGTTTTATATGCGGATTATAAAGAAGTAAACGGAATTAAATTTCCACACAAAGTTTCTCGTTTTTTTGGACGACAAAAGATTGATTTTGTAACAAAAGAAATAAAAATCAACGAAGGAGTAACAGATGAAGATTTTAAGTGA
- a CDS encoding insulinase family protein encodes MNKRILTLFLVFLTAFFSSAQQVEFEEYDLDNGMHVILHKDDSAPVVITSVMYHVGAKDEQPDRTGMAHFFEHLLFEGSKNIGKGEWFKIVSANGGRNNANTTDDRTYYYEIFPSNKLEIGLWMESERLLHPIIGRDGVDTQNEVVKEEKRLRVDNQPYSRLLENVKLHMFKKHPYKGTTIGKMEHLDAATLDEFLAFNKKYYVPNNGTLVVAGDINIFETKKMIKDYFGEIPKGKDIVRNFPKEDPITSQIDAKAYDPNIQLPAIVAAYRTPSMKTRDSRILDMISSYLSSGKSSVLYKKMVDTKKMALAVQAVNLSQEDYGVYALFSIPQGETKLSDLVKEMDAEVIKIQRDLISEKAYQKLQNKFENNYVNANSSVEGIANSLARYHVLYNDTNLINTEIEIYRSITREEIRAVAKKYLNPNQRLLLEYLPEEK; translated from the coding sequence ATGAATAAAAGAATTTTAACACTGTTTTTAGTTTTTTTGACAGCATTTTTTTCAAGTGCTCAACAAGTTGAGTTTGAAGAATATGATTTAGATAATGGAATGCATGTGATTTTACATAAAGACGATTCGGCTCCTGTAGTCATTACCTCTGTAATGTATCACGTAGGCGCAAAAGATGAACAACCTGACAGAACAGGAATGGCTCACTTTTTTGAACATCTGCTTTTTGAAGGTTCTAAAAATATCGGTAAAGGAGAATGGTTTAAAATAGTGTCTGCCAATGGAGGCAGGAATAATGCAAATACTACTGATGACAGAACGTATTACTATGAAATATTTCCTTCCAATAAATTAGAGATCGGATTATGGATGGAATCCGAAAGATTATTACATCCCATAATTGGCCGGGACGGTGTGGATACTCAAAATGAAGTAGTAAAAGAGGAAAAAAGATTACGTGTTGATAATCAGCCGTATTCCAGATTATTGGAGAATGTAAAACTTCATATGTTTAAAAAACACCCTTATAAAGGAACGACTATTGGAAAAATGGAACATCTGGATGCAGCTACCTTAGATGAATTTTTAGCATTCAACAAAAAATATTATGTGCCAAATAATGGGACGTTAGTTGTTGCAGGTGATATCAATATTTTTGAAACAAAAAAAATGATTAAAGATTACTTTGGAGAGATTCCCAAAGGAAAAGATATTGTAAGGAATTTTCCAAAAGAAGACCCTATCACATCGCAAATAGATGCTAAAGCATACGATCCTAATATTCAATTACCTGCCATAGTGGCTGCCTATAGAACGCCTTCTATGAAAACGCGGGATTCAAGAATTTTAGATATGATTTCCAGTTATTTAAGTAGTGGTAAAAGTTCTGTTCTGTATAAAAAAATGGTCGATACTAAAAAAATGGCACTAGCTGTACAAGCAGTAAATTTGAGCCAGGAAGATTATGGAGTATATGCACTATTTAGTATTCCTCAGGGTGAAACTAAATTATCTGACCTGGTAAAAGAAATGGATGCTGAAGTTATAAAAATTCAAAGGGATTTGATCTCTGAAAAAGCGTATCAAAAACTACAAAATAAGTTTGAAAATAATTACGTGAATGCTAATTCAAGTGTAGAAGGAATTGCAAATTCTCTGGCACGTTATCATGTTTTATATAATGATACAAATTTAATTAATACGGAAATTGAAATTTACAGATCTATTACCAGAGAAGAAATCAGAGCAGTTGCTAAAAAATATCTAAACCCCAATCAACGATTACTCTTGGAATATTTACCAGAGGAAAAATAA
- a CDS encoding IS1595 family transposase, which produces MEIFKGQNFLEFAERFKTDVDCKAYLGQIKWKEGYVCRKCGNTSYQVRKNFSRTCNKCGDTESPTANTIFHRVRFGVRKAFFICFEMATTTKSLSATQMGVRYGITEKTARLFMLKVREAMASSKNNPMDGHVQVDEFVLGGYEQNKIGRSYDAKKKKAITAVEFTDQGKVKRMYALNIKDFSAQSLQYMFIKHIDRKAQVITHKWKGYRPIAKAYNITQIDSDKGLNFKALHTMIHQIKSWIRTTYSWVSEFNLNRYFNEFCFRINRSQNKNTIFNNLITKMVMSDKIYQSEIICN; this is translated from the coding sequence ATGGAAATTTTCAAGGGTCAAAACTTTTTAGAGTTCGCTGAACGCTTTAAAACAGATGTAGATTGCAAAGCATATCTAGGTCAAATCAAGTGGAAAGAGGGTTATGTATGTCGTAAATGTGGTAATACCAGTTACCAAGTACGTAAGAACTTTTCAAGAACATGCAATAAATGTGGTGATACAGAAAGCCCAACGGCTAACACCATTTTTCACAGAGTGCGATTTGGTGTACGAAAAGCCTTTTTTATCTGTTTTGAAATGGCAACTACCACCAAGAGTTTATCAGCTACACAAATGGGTGTACGCTATGGTATTACAGAAAAGACAGCACGATTGTTTATGCTTAAAGTAAGAGAAGCTATGGCTTCTAGTAAAAATAACCCTATGGATGGTCATGTACAGGTTGATGAATTTGTGTTGGGTGGTTATGAGCAAAACAAGATAGGTCGTAGTTATGATGCTAAGAAAAAGAAGGCTATTACTGCTGTTGAGTTCACAGACCAGGGCAAAGTAAAGCGTATGTATGCTTTAAACATCAAAGATTTTTCTGCACAATCGTTGCAATATATGTTCATTAAGCATATTGATAGAAAGGCTCAAGTAATCACTCACAAATGGAAAGGCTACAGGCCTATTGCAAAAGCCTATAACATTACCCAGATTGATAGCGACAAAGGATTAAACTTTAAAGCCTTACATACGATGATTCATCAAATAAAATCATGGATTAGGACAACTTATTCTTGGGTAAGTGAGTTTAATCTAAACCGATACTTTAATGAGTTTTGTTTTAGAATTAATCGCTCGCAAAACAAAAACACAATATTCAATAACTTAATAACTAAAATGGTCATGAGTGATAAAATTTATCAAAGTGAAATTATATGTAACTAA
- a CDS encoding T9SS type A sorting domain-containing protein: protein MVIPLSIKANANQTLTFSTSTDNLPQDIDVYLQDVTNNTFTKINGESHQITINETLSGIGRFYIHTSAGEVLNVEDNTVVSNQVSIYMSATNRLTITGLSQGTAKLNMYSILGKKVLQTSFEQSPTQHITIPETIKTGVYLIDLKTSSGNLRKKIILE, encoded by the coding sequence ATGGTAATCCCATTGTCAATCAAGGCCAATGCCAACCAAACGCTTACTTTCAGTACCTCCACTGACAACTTACCACAAGATATAGATGTATATCTGCAAGATGTAACCAATAACACCTTTACAAAAATAAATGGAGAATCCCATCAAATTACCATTAATGAAACACTCTCAGGTATTGGAAGGTTCTATATACATACCTCTGCAGGAGAGGTTCTCAACGTAGAAGATAATACTGTAGTGTCCAATCAGGTAAGTATATATATGTCAGCTACCAATAGATTAACAATTACCGGACTGAGTCAAGGTACTGCTAAACTTAACATGTATTCAATCTTAGGAAAAAAGGTCTTACAAACTTCTTTTGAACAAAGTCCTACTCAACATATAACCATCCCCGAAACTATCAAAACAGGAGTATACCTGATTGATTTAAAAACATCATCAGGGAATCTACGAAAGAAAATAATCCTCGAATAA
- the accD gene encoding acetyl-CoA carboxylase, carboxyltransferase subunit beta, translating to MPWFKRSDKGIHTPTEDKKDTPKGLWYKTPSGKIIDTEELKSNLYVSPEDGYHVRIGSKEYFELFFDNNEFEELNPQLISKDPLKFEDTKKYSDRVVAAQEKTQLNDAVRTAVGKSNGKYLVIAAMDFAFIGGSIGSVVGEKIARAIDYSIKNDIPFLMISKSGGARMMEASLSLMQLVKTSAKLAHLAEAKIPYISICTDPTTGGATASFAMLGDINIAEPNALIGFAGPRVVKDTTGKDLPESFQRSEFVLEHGFLDGIYERKHLKKQVNLYIDLIRNQPVRAL from the coding sequence ATGCCTTGGTTTAAAAGAAGCGATAAAGGAATCCACACTCCTACCGAAGATAAAAAAGATACTCCCAAAGGGTTATGGTATAAGACTCCCAGCGGAAAAATTATTGATACGGAAGAGCTAAAATCCAATTTATATGTGAGTCCCGAAGACGGATATCACGTCAGGATAGGGAGCAAAGAATATTTCGAATTATTTTTTGACAATAATGAATTTGAAGAACTGAACCCACAACTTATTTCCAAAGATCCTCTAAAATTTGAAGACACTAAAAAATACTCTGACAGAGTAGTCGCTGCACAGGAAAAAACCCAACTAAACGATGCTGTAAGAACCGCTGTCGGCAAATCTAACGGTAAATATCTGGTAATTGCCGCTATGGATTTTGCTTTTATCGGTGGATCTATAGGGAGTGTGGTTGGAGAAAAAATTGCAAGAGCTATTGACTATTCCATTAAAAATGACATTCCTTTTTTAATGATCTCAAAGTCCGGAGGAGCTCGAATGATGGAGGCTTCGTTATCACTAATGCAACTGGTAAAAACATCTGCTAAGTTGGCACACCTGGCCGAAGCAAAAATTCCGTATATTTCTATATGTACAGACCCGACTACCGGGGGAGCAACAGCTTCTTTTGCCATGTTAGGAGATATTAATATTGCAGAGCCAAATGCTCTCATCGGATTTGCAGGCCCGAGGGTTGTAAAAGACACTACCGGGAAAGATCTCCCCGAAAGCTTCCAACGCTCTGAATTTGTGTTGGAACACGGTTTTTTAGATGGAATATATGAAAGAAAACATCTAAAAAAACAGGTAAATTTATATATTGACCTCATTCGGAATCAACCTGTAAGAGCTCTGTAA
- the fbaA gene encoding class II fructose-bisphosphate aldolase, which produces MNHLVKAGVATGKEVQTIFKLAKEKSFALPAINVVGSNTINAVLETAKELNAPVIIQLSNGGARFNAGKGLTNEHQKAAIAGAVTGAKHVHLLAEAYGVPVILHTDHCAKKLLPWIDGLLDAGEQFYKETGKSLYSSHMIDLSEEPIEENIEICKTYLARMNKMGMTLEIELGITGGEEDGVDNSDVDVSKLYTQPEEVAYAYEELIKVSDQFTIAAAFGNVHGVYKPGNVKLTPKILKNSQEYISEKYQVPHNTIDFVFHGGSGSTLEEIRESIGYGVIKMNIDTDLQFAFTEGIRDYMTGNIEYLKTQIGNPEGPDQPNKKHYDPRKWLREGEITFKKRLKKAFEDLNNVNTL; this is translated from the coding sequence ATGAATCATCTTGTAAAGGCGGGAGTTGCAACCGGTAAAGAAGTACAAACTATTTTTAAATTAGCCAAAGAGAAAAGTTTTGCTTTGCCTGCGATAAACGTAGTAGGCTCGAATACCATCAACGCTGTTTTGGAAACGGCCAAAGAGTTAAATGCTCCGGTTATCATCCAGCTTTCTAATGGAGGTGCCCGGTTTAATGCAGGTAAAGGTTTGACCAATGAACATCAAAAAGCAGCAATTGCAGGTGCTGTAACCGGTGCCAAACATGTACATTTATTAGCAGAAGCATATGGAGTTCCCGTAATTTTGCATACGGATCATTGTGCAAAAAAACTATTGCCTTGGATAGACGGTTTATTAGATGCAGGTGAACAATTTTATAAGGAAACCGGGAAATCACTATATAGCTCTCATATGATAGATTTGTCAGAAGAACCTATTGAGGAGAATATAGAAATTTGTAAAACTTATTTGGCAAGAATGAATAAAATGGGTATGACCTTAGAAATAGAATTAGGAATTACAGGCGGTGAAGAAGATGGTGTTGACAATTCTGATGTTGACGTATCAAAATTGTATACACAACCCGAAGAAGTGGCATATGCATATGAAGAGTTAATAAAAGTAAGCGATCAGTTTACAATTGCCGCAGCTTTTGGAAATGTACATGGTGTATACAAGCCGGGAAATGTAAAACTAACTCCCAAAATCTTAAAAAACTCTCAAGAATATATTTCCGAAAAATATCAGGTTCCTCATAATACCATAGATTTTGTATTTCATGGAGGATCGGGTTCTACTCTGGAAGAAATTAGAGAGTCTATAGGGTATGGAGTCATTAAAATGAACATCGATACTGATTTACAATTTGCCTTTACTGAGGGAATCAGAGATTATATGACCGGAAATATCGAATATTTGAAAACACAAATAGGCAATCCGGAAGGACCGGACCAGCCCAATAAAAAACATTACGACCCAAGAAAATGGCTGCGAGAAGGTGAAATCACATTTAAAAAACGCTTAAAAAAAGCATTTGAAGATCTAAATAATGTAAATACATTATAG
- a CDS encoding BamA/TamA family outer membrane protein, translated as MKKLFLFFLILMYLTSCSSVKRVPEKKYLLTKNTTYVNGKKKNDKVLNTLILQKPNSKTLGLPLPLYFYNIGNKNNPQTASEWGRKRPKTYRFIKNVFSEKQSIAYANSMIRINNWFLKNGQTPSIIDKIKLNKTVKNLKAYYKTQGFFKASVSAKIDTLKNKKANINYFINTGNATFLDTINYKIASPVLNAIYAKEKEKTFLKSGDQYNNENFIKEADRIIKLFRNNGVFHFSENYLGFYNLDSTNANYKTNVDLVILGNRVVRKDGKQISKEFKVQKLRNINVFTDYTFAKKNEPYRDVVRYKEYRFIAHDKITYNPKYLSQSLFVKPDDIYKDTLRNLTRRHLRSLKNFKSVNIRFDTVANSDDQLDVNIYLTPIKKYSFGLETELTHSNIRDLGISGKFSFINRNTFKGAEIFKLSFLGSFFNASQDANKSSNFFNSWEIGSDISLEVPRFVAPFGLNKLVPKRMNPKTLFSLGTSLQKNIGLDRQTFTGFIDYKWQYTPKKTIQLEIFNTQYIRNLNIGNYFDIYNSEYIKLNTIARVYYNDPTYQLQGPDEPVSFMNTVLADTNFQNSNALLHQVNANILDRYNIITSDFVIPTIAYSFTYNNQTNFKDNNFSFFKIRVANSGNIMSLFSKTNANNNKTVFEIPLAQYFKTDIEYKKFWDTHANTVFGIRVFLGAIFPYNNSELPFTKSYFAGGSNDIRAWQTYDLGPGRSSPGLEYNTGSLKLLTSAEYRFDLLGSLKGALFVDAGNIWDITNAVFENNEATFNGLQSLNDIAVGSGFGIRYDFNFLALRLDLGFKMHEPYLASNKWFRNYNFSNAVYNIGINYPF; from the coding sequence ATGAAAAAACTCTTTCTCTTTTTTTTGATATTAATGTACCTAACATCGTGTAGTTCTGTTAAGCGTGTTCCCGAAAAAAAATACCTGTTAACTAAAAATACTACATATGTCAATGGTAAAAAGAAAAATGATAAAGTACTAAATACGTTAATTCTCCAAAAGCCGAATAGCAAAACCTTAGGTTTGCCTTTGCCTTTATATTTTTATAATATAGGAAACAAAAACAATCCTCAAACTGCATCCGAATGGGGACGGAAAAGACCGAAAACATATCGTTTCATAAAAAATGTTTTCTCAGAGAAACAAAGTATTGCTTATGCCAATTCAATGATCAGGATAAACAATTGGTTTTTAAAAAATGGACAAACGCCTTCCATTATAGATAAAATAAAACTAAATAAAACTGTTAAAAATTTAAAAGCCTATTACAAAACCCAAGGGTTTTTTAAAGCATCCGTATCTGCTAAAATAGACACTCTTAAAAATAAAAAAGCAAACATTAATTATTTTATTAATACGGGAAATGCAACATTTTTAGATACGATTAACTATAAAATAGCATCGCCTGTTCTAAATGCCATTTATGCTAAAGAAAAAGAAAAAACATTTTTAAAATCCGGCGATCAGTACAATAACGAAAACTTTATCAAAGAAGCAGACAGGATTATTAAATTGTTTAGAAATAATGGAGTTTTTCATTTTTCTGAAAATTATCTGGGTTTTTACAACTTAGATTCTACAAATGCAAATTATAAAACCAATGTAGATTTGGTGATTTTAGGAAACAGAGTGGTTAGAAAAGACGGAAAGCAGATTTCAAAAGAATTTAAAGTTCAAAAATTAAGAAATATTAATGTTTTTACAGATTATACTTTTGCTAAAAAAAACGAACCTTACAGAGATGTGGTTCGTTATAAAGAGTACCGTTTTATTGCACATGACAAAATAACATACAATCCTAAATATCTGAGCCAATCTTTATTTGTAAAACCAGATGATATTTATAAAGATACCTTGAGAAATTTAACACGAAGGCATTTAAGATCGTTAAAAAATTTTAAGTCTGTTAATATTAGATTTGATACCGTAGCAAATTCCGATGACCAATTAGATGTAAATATATACTTAACGCCTATAAAGAAATACAGTTTTGGATTAGAGACAGAGTTGACCCATTCAAATATTAGAGATCTGGGTATTTCAGGTAAATTTTCCTTCATTAACAGAAATACTTTTAAGGGTGCGGAAATTTTTAAACTTTCTTTTTTGGGCTCTTTTTTTAATGCCTCTCAGGATGCCAATAAAAGCAGTAATTTTTTCAATTCATGGGAGATAGGGTCGGATATATCATTAGAAGTGCCCCGTTTTGTCGCTCCTTTTGGACTCAATAAATTAGTTCCGAAAAGGATGAATCCCAAAACACTGTTTTCATTAGGAACCAGCCTGCAAAAAAATATTGGTTTAGACAGACAAACCTTTACCGGTTTTATTGACTACAAATGGCAGTATACTCCTAAAAAAACAATACAATTAGAAATTTTTAACACCCAATATATTAGGAATTTAAATATTGGAAACTATTTTGATATCTACAATTCCGAATACATTAAATTAAACACTATTGCCAGAGTATACTATAATGATCCTACGTACCAATTACAAGGACCTGATGAGCCTGTGAGCTTTATGAATACTGTTCTTGCCGATACAAATTTTCAAAACTCAAACGCGTTACTGCATCAGGTAAATGCAAATATATTGGATAGATATAATATTATTACATCTGATTTTGTAATTCCGACCATAGCTTATTCATTTACCTATAACAATCAAACAAATTTTAAAGACAATAATTTCTCATTTTTTAAAATTCGTGTAGCAAATTCCGGAAATATCATGAGTTTATTTAGTAAAACAAATGCTAATAATAATAAAACAGTTTTTGAAATTCCTTTGGCTCAATATTTTAAAACAGATATTGAATACAAGAAATTTTGGGATACCCATGCAAATACTGTTTTTGGTATTAGAGTTTTTTTAGGAGCTATTTTCCCATACAACAATTCGGAACTTCCTTTTACAAAAAGCTATTTTGCCGGGGGGTCTAACGATATAAGAGCATGGCAAACATATGATTTAGGGCCTGGAAGAAGTTCTCCCGGATTAGAATATAATACCGGTAGTTTAAAATTGTTGACGAGTGCCGAATACCGATTTGATTTATTAGGTAGTTTAAAAGGAGCATTATTTGTAGATGCAGGCAATATCTGGGATATTACGAATGCTGTTTTTGAAAATAATGAAGCAACATTCAATGGTTTGCAATCATTGAACGACATTGCAGTAGGGTCGGGTTTTGGTATTCGTTATGATTTTAATTTTTTGGCTTTAAGACTGGATTTAGGTTTTAAGATGCATGAACCTTATCTGGCTAGTAACAAGTGGTTTAGAAACTATAATTTTTCAAATGCAGTATATAATATAGGGATCAATTATCCTTTTTAA
- a CDS encoding RNA methyltransferase, translated as MSVSKKHRKLITSLQQKKYRIKYKLFVAEGIKVVSEFLNSSFELDTLFTTGKEHFQVEEKKMVFVGENELKQISRSQSPNAVLGLFKIPDTVNSKNTGLTLVLDGVNDPGNLGTIIRLCDWFGIADLVCSTNTVDCYNFKVVQASMGSLKRVQLHYTDIADYLAVSERPVFIADIKGENIYESAFPEEAILIMGSEANGVSEKIKERVKNSIAIPGFGGSIRQTESLNVATAAAILVSEFRRQITQK; from the coding sequence ATGAGTGTATCCAAAAAACATCGTAAACTTATAACAAGTTTACAGCAAAAAAAGTATCGTATCAAGTATAAATTATTTGTTGCGGAAGGGATAAAAGTAGTATCGGAATTTCTGAATTCATCATTTGAGCTGGATACTTTATTTACTACTGGAAAAGAGCACTTTCAAGTGGAGGAGAAAAAGATGGTTTTCGTCGGCGAAAACGAATTAAAACAAATTAGCCGGTCACAATCGCCAAATGCAGTGTTAGGTTTATTTAAAATCCCGGATACTGTTAACTCAAAGAACACGGGATTAACACTGGTTTTAGATGGGGTCAATGACCCGGGCAATTTAGGAACTATCATCAGGTTGTGTGATTGGTTTGGAATTGCTGATCTGGTTTGTTCTACAAATACGGTTGACTGTTATAATTTTAAAGTTGTACAAGCGAGTATGGGTTCTTTAAAAAGGGTTCAGCTACATTATACCGATATTGCTGATTATCTGGCAGTATCCGAAAGGCCTGTTTTTATAGCCGATATTAAGGGAGAAAATATATACGAATCGGCATTCCCTGAAGAGGCAATCTTGATTATGGGAAGTGAAGCTAACGGAGTTTCTGAGAAGATCAAAGAGCGTGTAAAAAATAGTATTGCTATTCCCGGATTTGGTGGAAGTATACGGCAAACAGAAAGTTTAAATGTTGCTACTGCTGCTGCAATTTTAGTAAGCGAATTTAGAAGGCAAATTACTCAAAAGTAA
- a CDS encoding outer membrane beta-barrel protein — MSKRFLVFSFCLLFSFQGFSQTEKVQYLPDFDKKLYHFGFYLGINQNDYKIDLQPSSFLNADIRVSPTTGFNVGLIADLRLHKNINLRFEPGLISNSKTITFNHLTEARDNIREVGSTYLHLPLVFKFSTNRYNNIRPYLLAGISYDYNFSSNEKNPDDNFSGEFRLKSSNFMYELGIGMDFYLYFFKFSPSIRGVFALNNEIVNDNPSNGPSPWTSPVDFLGTRGFFINFTFE, encoded by the coding sequence ATGAGTAAACGATTTTTAGTTTTTAGTTTTTGTCTTTTGTTTTCTTTCCAGGGGTTTTCTCAAACGGAGAAAGTACAATATCTCCCGGATTTTGACAAAAAATTATATCATTTCGGATTTTATTTGGGGATAAATCAAAACGATTATAAGATAGATTTACAACCCAGCTCTTTTTTAAATGCAGATATCCGGGTAAGCCCTACCACAGGTTTTAATGTAGGTTTAATCGCGGATTTACGGTTACATAAAAACATCAATCTTCGTTTTGAACCTGGTCTGATCAGCAATTCAAAAACAATTACATTCAACCATCTAACAGAAGCCAGAGATAATATAAGGGAAGTAGGGTCTACATACCTGCACTTGCCATTGGTTTTTAAGTTTAGCACAAATAGGTATAACAATATACGACCTTATCTGCTGGCAGGTATTTCATACGATTATAATTTTTCCAGCAATGAAAAAAATCCGGATGATAATTTTAGTGGAGAGTTTCGGTTGAAATCAAGTAATTTTATGTACGAGCTTGGAATTGGTATGGATTTTTATTTATATTTTTTTAAATTCTCTCCTTCTATTCGAGGAGTATTTGCCTTAAATAATGAAATCGTTAACGATAACCCTTCCAACGGGCCAAGCCCATGGACTTCACCTGTTGACTTCTTAGGGACACGAGGCTTTTTTATAAACTTTACTTTTGAGTAA